One part of the Pelodiscus sinensis isolate JC-2024 chromosome 16, ASM4963464v1, whole genome shotgun sequence genome encodes these proteins:
- the CARHSP1 gene encoding calcium-regulated heat-stable protein 1: protein MSSEPTSSASEQSPPGSPRSLRLPENRRTRDRSPSPMRGYLIPSPLPTRRTRTFSATVRASEGPVYKGVCKCFCRSKGHGFITPADGGPDIFVHISDIEGEYVPVAGDEVTYKMCTIPPKNEKLQAVDVIITHLAPGTKHETWSGHVLSS, encoded by the exons ATGTCTTCTGAGCCCACGTCTTCAGCTTCTGAGCAgtcccctccagggtctccaCGTTCTCTCCGCTTGCCCGAAAATCGCAGAACAAGAGATCGCTCTCCATCTCCCATGCGAGGTTACCTTATCCCCAGTCCCCTTCCAACCCGACGGACCAGGACTTTTTCAGC GACTGTGCGGGCCTCTGAAGGCCCTGTCTACAAAGGAGTCTGTAAATGCTTCTGTCGCTCCAAAGGCCATGGCTTCATTACTCCTGCGGATGGAGGGCCAGACATCTTTGTACACATTTCTGA CATTGAAGGAGAGTACGTTCCAGTGGCTGGCGATGAAGTCACCTACAAGATGTGCACTATCCCACCTAAGAATGAGAAGCTGCAGGCTGTAGACGTCATCATTACTCATCTAGCACCTGGAACAAAACATGAGACCTGGTCAGGCCATGTTCTCAGTTCCTAA